Proteins encoded together in one Candidatus Sulfotelmatobacter sp. window:
- the murC gene encoding UDP-N-acetylmuramate--L-alanine ligase has protein sequence MFAKIQRIHFVGIGGIGMSGIAEVLLNLGYKVSGSDLKSSTVAQRLASLGATVFEGHRAENIAGAEVVVTSSAIAAENPEVTEAHKLHIPVIQRAEMLAELMRLKYGIAIAGMHGKTTTTSMVAAVLAAGGLDPTVVVGGRVDAMGSNARLGKSQYLVAEADESDRSFLKLSPILSVVTNIDREHMDTYRNMRDVKKTFLDFMDRVPFYGMIVACNDDPLLRRLLPDVQRRTVTYGTKRGSDFLIKIPTLRQAQGRLSAAKDAGEMGRPQNLFRVTYRTNDLGEFTLHVPGVHNVLNATAAIAVGVGLDIDGEAIRSALDQFRGVDRRFQLRGRAAGVSVIDDYGHHPTEIKATLAAARQCGFRRVHVIFQPHRYTRTRDLLEEFTTAFADADSLSVLDIYAASEPPIEGVTGEVLAQRIREKNAKNTRYAASFGDAVEAAANVAEDGDMILTLGAGSVSQLGPMIVEKLKEREAARHGAASSEEKGA, from the coding sequence ATGTTTGCCAAAATTCAGCGCATTCATTTCGTCGGCATTGGCGGAATCGGCATGAGCGGCATTGCCGAGGTGCTGCTGAATCTCGGGTACAAAGTCTCCGGCTCAGATCTGAAGAGTTCCACGGTGGCGCAACGGCTGGCCAGCCTGGGCGCGACAGTCTTTGAGGGACATCGCGCGGAAAATATCGCTGGCGCCGAAGTGGTCGTTACCAGTTCTGCCATCGCTGCGGAAAATCCTGAAGTCACTGAAGCCCACAAGCTGCACATTCCGGTCATTCAACGCGCAGAGATGCTCGCCGAGCTGATGCGGCTGAAATACGGCATTGCCATTGCCGGCATGCACGGCAAGACGACCACCACTTCGATGGTCGCCGCAGTGTTGGCCGCAGGCGGGCTCGACCCGACCGTCGTAGTCGGCGGCCGTGTCGATGCCATGGGATCGAACGCGCGGTTGGGAAAATCTCAATATCTCGTCGCCGAGGCCGATGAAAGCGATCGGTCCTTTCTCAAGTTGAGTCCCATACTTTCGGTGGTTACCAACATCGACCGCGAGCACATGGACACCTACCGCAACATGCGCGACGTGAAAAAAACATTTCTCGACTTCATGGATCGCGTACCCTTCTACGGGATGATCGTGGCCTGCAACGACGATCCGCTGCTGCGGCGTCTGTTGCCGGACGTCCAGCGGCGCACGGTGACGTATGGAACCAAGCGCGGGTCGGATTTCCTGATCAAAATCCCCACCCTTCGACAAGCTCAGGGCAGGCTTTCTGCCGCAAAGGACGCGGGAGAAATGGGGCGCCCACAGAATCTTTTTCGCGTGACCTACCGAACCAATGATCTCGGCGAGTTCACGCTACACGTGCCCGGGGTGCATAACGTTCTCAACGCGACCGCGGCCATTGCGGTGGGCGTGGGCCTCGATATCGACGGCGAAGCCATTCGCTCCGCGCTCGATCAATTCCGCGGCGTCGATCGCCGCTTCCAGTTGCGCGGACGCGCCGCCGGAGTGAGCGTCATCGACGATTACGGCCACCATCCCACCGAGATCAAAGCGACTCTCGCTGCCGCGCGGCAGTGCGGATTTCGGCGGGTGCATGTTATTTTTCAGCCGCATCGCTATACTCGGACGCGCGACCTGCTTGAGGAATTTACGACCGCCTTCGCCGACGCCGATTCGCTCTCCGTGCTCGACATCTACGCCGCGAGCGAGCCGCCGATCGAAGGCGTGACTGGCGAAGTGCTGGCGCAGCGCATCCGCGAGAAAAACGCGAAGAACACACGGTACGCGGCCTCTTTCGGAGACGCCGTAGAAGCCGCCGCCAACGTCGCCGAAGACGGGGACATGATTCTGACGCTGGGTGCAGGCAGTGTCTCGCAGTTAGGACCGATGATTGTCGAAAAGCTGAAGGAGCGCGAGGCGGCGCGGCATGGCGCAGCTTCCTCCGAAGAAAAAGGAGCCTAA
- a CDS encoding Gfo/Idh/MocA family oxidoreductase, with the protein MKIKNRLQSHSLSADAVSRREFLGQSAAAAIGFSIVPRHVLGGVGFIPPSDKVNIAFIGVGAQGLRVMLHFLNEPDVQGVAVCDVTKSGANYPQWDTHEFCKSVRKLIGVDSGWDWLSPDQPLQLSHTLAVTTGVAGREPCQKIVEGYYGSKQRSGKYSGCAAYIDFRELLEKQKDLDAVVVCTTDNLHAVVSAAAMRKGKHVFCQKPLTHTIYEARRVAEIARETGVATQIAVANQASESTRQLCEWIWDGAIGPVREVYNWSSRPFWPQGIERPKETDPVPEGLDWDLWLGPAQERPFNHAYLPFVWRGWADFGCGALGDMGSYSFDTIFRVLKLEAPSSVESSSSDRYDETYPLASIVRYNFPARGDMPPVKFTWYDGGLKPARPADLEQNRPFQNEKEGEVGEGLLFVGDRGKILCTFNGGNPQIIPQSKMDAYKQPPKTLPRSPGNEREWLDACKGGKVKPGGNFEFEGLVTETLLLGNVVSRMGQTLTWDRANLAVNSVKAQTYVRPERRKGWEL; encoded by the coding sequence TTGAAGATCAAGAATCGGCTTCAGTCTCATAGCTTGTCCGCAGATGCAGTTTCGCGCCGTGAATTCCTCGGCCAATCGGCCGCCGCGGCGATTGGATTCTCCATCGTTCCGCGACACGTGCTTGGTGGCGTCGGATTTATTCCTCCCAGCGACAAGGTGAACATCGCTTTCATCGGCGTCGGCGCGCAGGGCCTGCGTGTCATGCTGCATTTTCTCAATGAGCCCGACGTGCAGGGCGTCGCCGTCTGCGACGTCACTAAATCCGGCGCGAACTATCCGCAGTGGGATACGCACGAGTTCTGCAAGTCGGTCCGCAAATTGATTGGCGTCGATAGTGGATGGGATTGGCTCAGTCCCGATCAGCCCCTTCAGTTGAGTCATACGCTGGCGGTGACTACTGGCGTGGCCGGCCGTGAGCCTTGCCAGAAAATTGTTGAAGGCTACTACGGCTCGAAACAGCGGTCCGGAAAGTACAGCGGCTGCGCGGCCTACATCGACTTCCGCGAGTTGCTTGAGAAACAGAAAGATCTGGACGCCGTTGTCGTCTGCACCACCGACAATCTGCATGCAGTGGTTTCTGCCGCGGCCATGAGGAAGGGCAAACATGTTTTCTGCCAGAAGCCGCTGACGCACACCATCTACGAGGCGCGTCGCGTCGCCGAAATTGCCCGCGAGACCGGCGTCGCTACGCAGATTGCCGTCGCCAACCAGGCCTCCGAATCCACCCGCCAGCTCTGCGAATGGATTTGGGACGGCGCCATCGGCCCGGTGCGCGAGGTGTATAACTGGTCGAGCCGACCCTTCTGGCCGCAAGGCATAGAGCGTCCCAAGGAAACTGATCCGGTGCCCGAAGGTTTGGATTGGGATCTTTGGCTCGGCCCGGCGCAGGAGCGGCCTTTCAACCACGCATATCTTCCGTTCGTCTGGCGCGGCTGGGCTGATTTCGGTTGCGGCGCGCTCGGCGACATGGGCTCTTACAGCTTCGACACAATTTTTCGCGTACTGAAACTGGAAGCTCCGTCCAGCGTTGAATCGAGTTCCAGCGATCGCTACGACGAAACGTATCCGCTAGCCTCGATCGTGCGCTATAACTTCCCGGCGCGTGGCGACATGCCGCCCGTGAAGTTCACCTGGTATGACGGCGGCCTGAAGCCGGCGCGCCCCGCCGATCTGGAACAAAATCGTCCATTCCAGAACGAGAAAGAAGGAGAGGTGGGGGAGGGGCTGCTCTTCGTCGGCGACCGCGGTAAAATCCTGTGCACCTTTAACGGCGGCAATCCGCAAATTATTCCCCAGTCGAAAATGGATGCCTACAAGCAGCCGCCGAAAACCTTGCCGCGCTCGCCCGGCAACGAGCGCGAATGGCTCGATGCCTGCAAAGGCGGCAAAGTAAAGCCGGGCGGCAATTTTGAGTTCGAGGGTCTGGTCACGGAAACGCTGCTGCTCGGAAACGTGGTGTCGCGGATGGGCCAAACACTGACGTGGGATCGCGCAAACCTGGCGGTGAACTCCGTCAAAGCGCAAACGTATGTCCGTCCCGAACGCCGCAAGGGATGGGAGTTGTAG
- a CDS encoding type II toxin-antitoxin system RelE/ParE family toxin, translated as MAIRYGPQIEAELDDIWVYIAQESGSIDIAERLVASITEHFFLLSKHPQLGRHRDHDLRPGLRSLSVGGYVVIYRIENLDVVILHVLHGRRDIKTLLES; from the coding sequence ATGGCGATCCGATACGGCCCGCAGATCGAAGCGGAGCTTGACGACATTTGGGTTTACATCGCTCAAGAGAGTGGCAGCATAGATATCGCCGAGCGTCTGGTCGCGTCGATAACCGAACACTTCTTTTTGCTATCCAAGCATCCTCAACTTGGCCGTCATCGCGACCATGATCTTCGCCCCGGACTGCGAAGTCTGTCGGTCGGCGGCTATGTCGTCATTTATCGCATCGAGAACCTGGACGTTGTGATTCTCCATGTGCTGCACGGTCGTCGCGATATCAAGACACTGCTAGAAAGCTAA
- the murD gene encoding UDP-N-acetylmuramoyl-L-alanine--D-glutamate ligase encodes MELNGKRVLVVGLGKSGVASALFMKARGAQVTVSDTKSGDELHNEIPVLLDHGIAVETGGHGERTFRGQDLIVVSPGVPVDAPPLVQARALGESVIGEIELAAQFLPGPIVAITGSNGKTTTTTLTGEIMTAAGFAALVGGNIGTPAISLAERATPETVIVLEVSSFQLETIQTFRPKVAVVLNVTPDHLDRHRTFDAYVDAKARIFENQQGSDFAVLNADDPTCVEMAARTPAQVFWFSRQKEVQQGAWMRDGNIVFRNGGEKQKSDQREIMLVSEIPLKGAHNLENVLAAVCASALMGCAPEKIRQAVCDFKAVEHRLEFVATIRGVDYYNDSKATNVDATIKALESFPANIHLILGGKDKGSDYSVLNDLLRQRVKRVYTIGAAAAKIESQIGSTSGGHGKDGGPEIVHAETLENAIRKAHAVAQPGDVVLLAPACASFDQFKSYEHRGRVFKEIVQGLATNTR; translated from the coding sequence ATGGAACTGAACGGAAAACGCGTGCTCGTGGTCGGCCTGGGCAAGTCGGGCGTGGCCTCGGCTTTGTTTATGAAAGCGCGCGGCGCGCAGGTGACGGTTTCCGACACCAAGAGCGGCGACGAACTGCACAACGAAATTCCCGTGCTGCTCGATCACGGCATCGCGGTCGAAACCGGCGGACACGGCGAACGCACCTTTCGCGGCCAGGATTTAATCGTGGTCAGCCCGGGCGTCCCCGTGGATGCGCCGCCGCTGGTGCAAGCGCGCGCTCTTGGCGAGTCTGTGATTGGCGAGATTGAACTCGCGGCACAATTTCTTCCTGGGCCTATCGTCGCCATCACGGGATCGAATGGCAAGACGACCACTACGACTCTTACCGGCGAAATTATGACGGCCGCAGGTTTCGCGGCTCTGGTCGGCGGCAACATCGGAACGCCTGCCATCTCGCTGGCCGAGCGCGCCACGCCGGAGACCGTAATTGTGCTCGAGGTATCGAGCTTTCAACTGGAAACGATTCAAACCTTCCGCCCGAAAGTCGCCGTCGTGTTGAATGTCACGCCGGACCATCTCGATCGACATCGGACTTTTGATGCCTATGTGGACGCGAAAGCCCGCATCTTCGAGAACCAGCAGGGAAGCGATTTCGCGGTGCTCAATGCAGACGATCCCACGTGCGTCGAGATGGCGGCGAGGACCCCCGCGCAGGTCTTCTGGTTCAGCCGGCAGAAGGAAGTGCAACAAGGCGCATGGATGCGGGACGGCAACATCGTCTTCCGCAATGGCGGGGAAAAGCAGAAAAGCGATCAGCGTGAGATCATGCTGGTCTCAGAAATTCCGTTGAAGGGCGCGCACAATCTGGAGAACGTGCTGGCTGCGGTGTGCGCCAGCGCGCTGATGGGCTGCGCCCCCGAAAAAATTCGCCAGGCCGTGTGCGACTTCAAGGCGGTCGAGCATCGCCTGGAATTTGTCGCCACGATCCGCGGCGTAGATTACTACAACGACTCCAAAGCCACCAACGTCGATGCGACCATCAAAGCGCTGGAGTCGTTCCCCGCCAACATTCACCTGATTCTTGGCGGCAAGGACAAAGGCAGCGACTATAGCGTCCTTAACGACCTGCTGCGCCAGCGCGTGAAACGCGTGTATACGATCGGCGCCGCGGCGGCGAAGATCGAATCGCAAATTGGTTCTACTTCCGGAGGCCACGGGAAAGATGGCGGCCCAGAAATCGTCCACGCCGAGACACTGGAGAACGCCATCCGCAAAGCCCATGCCGTAGCGCAGCCTGGCGACGTTGTCCTGCTGGCCCCCGCCTGCGCCAGCTTCGATCAGTTTAAGAGCTACGAGCACAGGGGGCGGGTGTTCAAAGAGATCGTGCAGGGACTGGCCACGAACACCAGGTGA
- the murG gene encoding undecaprenyldiphospho-muramoylpentapeptide beta-N-acetylglucosaminyltransferase yields the protein MRAILAGGGTGGHVIPALAIANQLKKSYDAEVLFIGTARGIENRLVPAAGFSLQLVRVGALKNVSLTTRLKTAFDLPRALWDASRMLNEFAPDVVIGVGGYASGPAMLAAIIKHIPTLAFEPNVVPGFANRMVARFVSGAAVHFEETAEYFRHAEVTGVPVRQAFFEIVPKRVGAPTLLVFGGSQGAHAINDAMMRCLPVLQREAPGIHIIHQTGERDYNDALAAYERLGESAPIFTFEVFKFIEDMPAAFARADLVVCRSGASTVAEIAAARKPAVFVPFPRAADDHQRVNAEALARHGAAVVVEESKLEGVWLAETIAALLQDAARLRKMSQAARELSHPNAARDIAAMAARLAGIEDPATV from the coding sequence ATGCGGGCAATCCTGGCGGGCGGCGGCACGGGAGGTCACGTCATCCCCGCGCTGGCCATCGCCAATCAACTCAAGAAAAGTTACGACGCCGAAGTGCTATTCATTGGAACGGCGCGCGGCATCGAGAACCGGCTCGTCCCCGCGGCGGGATTTTCTCTGCAATTAGTGCGCGTCGGCGCGTTGAAAAATGTCAGCCTTACCACGCGCCTGAAAACAGCTTTCGACCTACCCCGCGCACTCTGGGATGCATCCCGTATGCTCAACGAATTCGCCCCAGACGTGGTGATCGGCGTCGGCGGATACGCTTCCGGTCCGGCCATGCTGGCCGCGATCATCAAACACATCCCGACGCTCGCCTTCGAGCCTAACGTTGTACCGGGATTCGCCAATCGTATGGTCGCGCGATTCGTTTCAGGGGCAGCGGTGCATTTCGAGGAGACGGCCGAATATTTTCGTCACGCCGAAGTGACGGGCGTGCCGGTGCGGCAGGCATTTTTCGAGATCGTACCTAAACGCGTTGGCGCTCCCACCCTGCTGGTGTTCGGCGGCAGCCAGGGCGCCCACGCCATTAATGACGCCATGATGCGCTGCCTGCCGGTTTTGCAGCGCGAGGCGCCGGGCATTCACATCATTCACCAGACCGGCGAACGTGATTATAATGACGCGCTGGCGGCGTACGAGCGCTTGGGCGAGTCCGCCCCGATCTTCACGTTTGAAGTTTTCAAGTTCATCGAAGACATGCCGGCAGCGTTTGCCCGCGCCGACCTCGTGGTCTGCCGCTCGGGTGCGAGCACGGTCGCAGAAATTGCTGCGGCCCGCAAGCCGGCAGTCTTCGTTCCGTTCCCACGCGCGGCCGACGATCATCAACGCGTCAATGCCGAAGCGCTGGCGCGTCACGGAGCGGCCGTCGTGGTCGAGGAGTCGAAGCTGGAGGGAGTCTGGCTGGCGGAGACGATTGCCGCATTGTTACAAGATGCGGCACGCCTGCGGAAAATGAGCCAGGCCGCGCGGGAGTTATCGCATCCCAACGCGGCACGTGACATCGCAGCAATGGCCGCGCGGTTGGCCGGAATTGAAGACCCGGCCACGGTTTAA
- a CDS encoding sugar phosphate isomerase/epimerase: protein MSATRREFLKTAATCTAATVVSSALKLGANPLGMPIGCQTWPVRESIAKDFPGTIKQLAAAGFQRIELCSPVGYEEFGFGGLAKYKGPELRKILAEAGVSCISSHFGIDELRKDQARAIAWAKDVGLTQMLVPSLGGPKNPTMDDVKKAADEYNKIGEQAAKAGIQQGLHNEDFEVSTVDGKRTYDVLFELLDPKLVQFQFQVSTIAQGFDAAEYFNKYPGRFVSMHVQGWSAATKKVAPVGQDSLDWKRIFSAAKTGGIKNYFVEMNLDFMKASVPYLRSLQV from the coding sequence ATGTCCGCAACACGACGAGAATTCCTCAAGACCGCCGCCACCTGCACGGCCGCAACAGTTGTTTCCAGCGCCCTCAAACTCGGCGCCAATCCGCTGGGCATGCCCATCGGTTGCCAGACCTGGCCCGTGCGGGAATCCATCGCCAAAGATTTTCCCGGCACCATCAAGCAACTCGCCGCCGCTGGATTTCAGAGGATCGAACTGTGCTCGCCTGTAGGCTACGAGGAATTCGGCTTCGGCGGACTCGCCAAATATAAAGGCCCCGAGCTGCGCAAAATTCTGGCCGAGGCCGGAGTCAGTTGCATCAGTTCGCACTTCGGCATCGACGAACTCAGGAAGGATCAGGCTCGCGCCATTGCCTGGGCCAAAGACGTCGGCCTCACCCAGATGCTGGTTCCCAGCCTCGGCGGCCCCAAGAATCCCACGATGGACGATGTTAAAAAAGCCGCCGACGAATACAACAAAATAGGCGAACAGGCCGCCAAAGCCGGGATTCAGCAGGGACTGCATAATGAAGACTTCGAAGTCTCAACCGTCGACGGCAAACGCACGTATGACGTGCTGTTCGAGTTGCTCGATCCCAAGCTGGTCCAATTCCAATTTCAGGTATCGACTATCGCCCAGGGATTCGACGCCGCCGAATATTTCAATAAATATCCCGGCCGTTTCGTCTCTATGCACGTGCAAGGTTGGTCGGCCGCGACCAAGAAAGTCGCACCCGTCGGTCAGGATTCTTTGGACTGGAAGAGAATTTTCAGCGCGGCCAAAACCGGCGGCATCAAGAACTACTTTGTCGAAATGAATCTCGATTTTATGAAAGCCAGCGTGCCGTACCTGCGCAGTCTGCAGGTTTGA
- the mraY gene encoding phospho-N-acetylmuramoyl-pentapeptide-transferase, with the protein MLYWLLFVKLQHYVAPFRIFRYVTFRTAFASLTALFTALIVGPLVIGRLRDFQIGQYIREEGPKAHQKKAGTPTMGGLLIVIAIVVPTLLWADLSNRFVWIAVFSTCAYAAIGFADDYTKVTRRRNLGLTARAKLGLQIATGIVVASMLIAMQAYGMYSTRLIVPFFKQYQPDLVVQSLERFPHVWFLAFLPFIAFVAFIIVGASNAVNLTDGLDGLAIGCTVIAAGALTVLTYVSGHATFATYLELPRMPQVAELTIFCGAMVGSSIGFLWYNAHPAEVFMGDVGSLALGGAIGTVAVIIKQELLLPFIGGVFVIEAVSVILQVGSYKLRKKRIFKMAPLHHHFELMGWSESKIIVRFWIASLIFALFALTTLKLR; encoded by the coding sequence TTGCTCTATTGGCTGTTGTTCGTCAAGCTGCAACATTATGTTGCGCCGTTCCGCATCTTTCGCTACGTCACGTTCCGCACGGCGTTTGCCAGCCTGACAGCTCTCTTCACCGCCTTGATTGTTGGGCCGCTGGTTATTGGCCGGCTGCGCGACTTTCAGATCGGACAGTATATTCGCGAAGAGGGTCCGAAAGCTCATCAGAAAAAAGCGGGCACGCCCACGATGGGTGGACTGCTGATCGTGATTGCAATCGTCGTCCCCACGCTGTTGTGGGCGGACCTGAGCAATCGCTTCGTGTGGATCGCCGTTTTCTCTACCTGCGCCTATGCCGCCATTGGATTCGCCGACGATTACACTAAGGTGACCCGACGCCGCAACCTCGGCCTCACCGCACGCGCCAAGTTAGGATTGCAGATCGCCACCGGCATTGTAGTTGCCTCGATGTTGATTGCCATGCAGGCCTACGGCATGTACTCCACCCGGTTGATCGTGCCGTTCTTCAAGCAATACCAACCCGATCTTGTAGTGCAAAGCCTGGAACGTTTTCCGCATGTTTGGTTTCTGGCATTTCTGCCGTTCATCGCTTTCGTCGCGTTCATCATCGTAGGGGCGAGCAACGCGGTGAATCTTACCGACGGGCTCGACGGACTCGCGATTGGCTGCACTGTAATCGCGGCCGGTGCGTTGACGGTGCTGACCTACGTCAGCGGCCACGCCACGTTCGCTACTTATCTCGAACTCCCGCGCATGCCGCAAGTCGCTGAGCTGACTATTTTTTGCGGGGCGATGGTGGGTTCGTCCATCGGATTTCTCTGGTACAACGCGCATCCCGCAGAAGTTTTCATGGGAGACGTCGGATCGCTGGCCCTGGGTGGCGCCATCGGCACGGTCGCGGTCATCATCAAGCAGGAGTTGCTGCTGCCATTTATCGGCGGCGTGTTTGTGATCGAAGCAGTCTCGGTGATCCTGCAAGTCGGCTCGTACAAGCTGCGCAAGAAGCGCATCTTTAAGATGGCGCCACTGCATCATCACTTCGAACTGATGGGCTGGTCCGAATCGAAGATCATCGTGCGGTTCTGGATCGCATCGTTGATTTTCGCGCTGTTCGCGCTGACGACGCTGAAATTGAGGTAG
- a CDS encoding type II toxin-antitoxin system death-on-curing family toxin yields MPEYLTVAEVYRMQHRLIELFGGLHGVRDAGAIEAAVFRPQTGYYDSIEEEAAALMESLGMNHGFIDGNKRIAFTAADVFLRRNGLYLEVTAAEGHSFIEGSLERREFRFGKILDWIRGHVRRIEA; encoded by the coding sequence ATGCCTGAGTACCTGACGGTAGCTGAAGTCTACCGCATGCAGCATCGGCTGATTGAGCTGTTTGGTGGGCTTCATGGCGTTCGCGATGCGGGGGCCATCGAGGCGGCGGTATTTCGTCCACAGACGGGCTACTACGATTCCATTGAGGAAGAGGCTGCCGCCTTGATGGAATCCCTAGGCATGAATCATGGCTTTATCGACGGCAACAAGCGCATCGCATTCACCGCTGCCGACGTTTTTCTTCGCCGCAACGGTTTATATCTGGAAGTAACCGCCGCGGAGGGACACTCCTTTATCGAGGGTTCGCTGGAACGTCGGGAGTTTCGGTTCGGCAAAATTCTGGACTGGATTCGGGGACACGTAAGGCGCATAGAAGCTTAG
- the ftsW gene encoding putative lipid II flippase FtsW gives MAKRVSVDRWLFTVTMLLVFVGLVMVFSASAVMARERFGSEYAFLSKQLIWAVAGLAAMVVTMRVDYRRYKHPALVFSLMGFTTLLLISVFFLDRSHNTHRWIHAGGFSFQPSELAKPVLILFLAYFLESRAKTIDDVRNTLLPAATPVLVCLGLIVLQPDLGTAIACAGIAACILYVAGMRLRYFAYAFGASLLPLYFLIFHVAFRRARILAFLNPYADSQKTGFHIIQSLIAVGTGGVTGTGLMEGKQKLFYLPEPHTDFIFAVTAEELGLVGALFVVTLFAIFLWRGMRASWRTEDLFGRYLAVGITSMVVLQAFINISVVLGLMPTKGIPLPLVSYGGSSLFVTLACVGVLLNITKQAE, from the coding sequence ATGGCCAAACGCGTTTCTGTCGATCGCTGGTTGTTTACCGTAACCATGCTGCTGGTTTTTGTCGGGCTGGTGATGGTGTTCTCGGCGTCGGCAGTGATGGCGCGCGAGCGTTTTGGCTCGGAGTATGCATTTCTATCGAAGCAGTTGATCTGGGCGGTCGCGGGACTCGCCGCCATGGTCGTCACCATGCGCGTGGACTATCGCCGCTATAAGCATCCCGCGCTGGTCTTTTCGCTGATGGGATTCACGACGCTGCTGCTGATTTCTGTCTTCTTCCTCGATCGCTCTCACAACACCCATCGCTGGATCCACGCCGGCGGCTTTTCCTTTCAGCCATCGGAGCTGGCCAAGCCCGTTCTGATTCTGTTCCTCGCCTATTTTCTCGAGAGCCGCGCCAAGACTATCGACGATGTGCGGAACACGCTGCTGCCCGCGGCCACGCCGGTGCTCGTGTGTCTCGGGCTGATCGTACTGCAGCCCGATCTCGGCACCGCGATCGCTTGCGCCGGAATCGCGGCTTGCATTTTGTATGTCGCTGGAATGCGCCTGCGCTACTTCGCTTATGCATTTGGTGCGTCGCTGCTGCCGCTGTATTTTCTGATTTTTCACGTCGCTTTCCGGCGCGCCCGCATCCTGGCGTTTCTGAACCCCTACGCCGATAGCCAGAAGACCGGCTTCCACATTATTCAGTCGCTCATCGCCGTGGGCACCGGTGGCGTGACCGGCACTGGTCTGATGGAGGGCAAACAGAAGCTCTTCTATCTCCCAGAGCCGCACACCGATTTTATTTTCGCCGTCACCGCCGAGGAACTGGGCCTGGTCGGGGCGCTGTTCGTGGTCACACTGTTCGCCATATTTCTCTGGCGGGGCATGCGCGCTTCCTGGCGCACTGAAGACCTTTTCGGCCGCTACCTCGCCGTCGGCATCACCAGTATGGTCGTGCTGCAAGCCTTCATCAACATCAGCGTGGTCCTCGGCCTGATGCCAACCAAGGGCATCCCGCTGCCGCTGGTCTCGTATGGAGGATCGTCGCTGTTCGTGACATTGGCGTGCGTGGGCGTGTTGCTGAATATCACGAAGCAGGCAGAATAG
- a CDS encoding type II toxin-antitoxin system ParD family antitoxin gives MEVRLTPDQEAFVRQGIAAGRFRSEADAVAEALSLWEERERTRAEILTAVDAAEASLARGEGCVIATEQDARDLANKVSQRGRARLEAEQARLR, from the coding sequence ATGGAAGTGCGCTTAACTCCCGATCAGGAAGCGTTTGTCCGCCAAGGCATTGCTGCCGGGCGATTTCGTAGTGAGGCCGATGCCGTTGCAGAGGCCTTGTCGCTGTGGGAGGAGCGGGAGCGTACCCGGGCCGAAATTCTTACGGCGGTGGACGCGGCCGAGGCTTCGCTTGCCCGGGGCGAAGGGTGCGTGATTGCGACTGAACAGGACGCGCGAGATTTGGCGAATAAGGTAAGCCAGCGAGGACGAGCACGGCTAGAAGCCGAGCAAGCACGGCTTCGCTGA